A stretch of Dysidea avara chromosome 5, odDysAvar1.4, whole genome shotgun sequence DNA encodes these proteins:
- the LOC136255501 gene encoding translation initiation factor eIF2B subunit beta-like: MATKEEIPEKVQLELDAFESYMQRKTRLHSSYDVARRTVELLRTVVSTTKFKHARELMDAIKKIGKRMNLAHPSESAVGNMVRRVLQIVREEHAGNAGEKDELESKRGMLLGASEIDDLTTVTVPIGTIRTTIIEGINELLDELEASAANIAAQALEHIHSNEVIMTAGYSKTVEAFLKGAARKRKFHVIIAESAPSYQGQELGVSLAKSGIETTVITDSAIFAIMSRVNKVIIGTHTVMANGGLKALNGSHALALAANHHSVPVIVCAAMFKLSPVYLCSYDHDTFNKIVSPHDIMSFSEGKTMAKVHIQNPVFDYVPPELITIFIFNIGGNAPSYVYRLLSELYHPDDHEL, from the exons ATGGCAACAAAGGAGGAGATACCGGAAAAGGTTCAGCTAGAACTGGACGCGTTTGAATCCTACATGCAAAGGAAAAC GCGACTACACAGTTCCTATGATGTGGCACGTCGTACTGTAGAATTGTTGAGAACTGTTGTCTCTACTACAAAATTTAAACATGCAAG AGAGTTGATGGATGCCATTAAGAAAATTGGGAAAAGAATGAATTTAGCTCACCCTAGTG AGTCAGCAGTTGGGAATATGGTCAGAAGAG TGCTACAGATTGTTCGTGAAGAGCATGCTGG CAATGCTGGAGAGAAGGACGAACTGGAGTCTAAACGT GGTATGCTACTTGGAGCTAGTGAGATTGACGACCTGACAACAGTAACAGTTCCAATAGGAACTATCAGG ACTACCATCATTGAAGGGATCAATGAACTGTTAGATGAACTAGAGGCAAG TGCTGCTAACATTGCTGCTCAAGCATTGGAACACATCCACTCCAATGAGGTCATTATGACTGCTGGTTATTCTAAGACCGTTGAAGCTTTTCTGAAG GGTGCTGCTAGGAAGAGAAAGTTTCATGTGATAATTGCTGAGTCAGCACCATCATATCAG GGTCAAGAGTTAGGTGTCAGTTTGGCAAAGAGTGGTATAGAAACAACTGTTATCACAGATTCTGCTATCTTCGCCATAATGTCTCGAGTGAATAAG GTGATCATTGGAACCCATACAGTGATGGCTAATGGAGg TCTTAAGGCACTAAACGGATCACATGCACTAGCCTTGGCAGCCAATCATCACTCAGTTCCAGTAATAGTGTGTGCCGCGATGTTCAAATTGTCCCCAGTATACTTGTGTTCATATGATCAT GACACATTTAACAAGATAGTTTCTCCACATGACATCATGAGCTTTTCAGAAG GCAAGACGATGGCTAAAGTTCACATTCAGAATCCTGTCTTTGACTATGTACCACCAGAGCTCATCACCATTTTTATCTTCAATAT